The following coding sequences lie in one Candidatus Neptunochlamydia sp. REUL1 genomic window:
- a CDS encoding transposase, translated as MGKPIVYIDESGFAHDMPRTHGYSKIGQRCFGTHDWGAKGRTNAIGALLGTSLLTLALFECNINTDAFSIWAEEDLLPKLPSESILVMDNASFHKSKSMQEKIQAAGHTLEYLPPYSPDLNPIEHRQSLSEENINVE; from the coding sequence TTGGGAAAGCCAATTGTATATATTGATGAAAGCGGGTTTGCCCATGATATGCCCCGCACCCACGGTTACTCCAAAATAGGACAGCGATGTTTTGGCACTCATGATTGGGGAGCAAAAGGAAGAACAAATGCAATAGGGGCATTACTTGGAACAAGCCTCCTTACACTTGCGTTATTCGAGTGCAATATTAATACAGATGCCTTTTCCATTTGGGCAGAGGAGGACTTGCTACCGAAACTTCCCTCTGAAAGTATTCTGGTTATGGATAATGCTTCATTCCATAAAAGCAAATCTATGCAAGAGAAGATCCAGGCTGCAGGCCATACCTTGGAATATCTTCCTCCCTATTCCCCTGATCTAAACCCTATTGAACACAGGCAAAGTCTAAGCGAAGAAAATATCAATGTGGAATAG